A portion of the Marinobacter alexandrii genome contains these proteins:
- the egtD gene encoding L-histidine N(alpha)-methyltransferase — MSKESITLTPFAEDVLTGLQAYNKTLPSKYFYDTKGDDLFQQIMHLEEYYLTRKELEIFQTHKEAILEAIGDGQPFRIIELGAGDGLKTKVLLKHFLEQGVDFTYTPVDISGNVLEILEENLSSEMPELKIESYEGDYFDALSEISESPEKDIVFFLGSNVGNFSQEEAESFLSKLQNFLKPEDLLFMGVDLKKDPAIILNAYNDSTGVTREFNLNLLDRMNSELEGDFDRKQFLHYPYYNPHTGECRSYLISKVEQVVTIGGEEIHFRAWEAIFMEISKKYDQPQLQSLAQISGFKPLDSFLDSEKWFANVLWEKG; from the coding sequence ATGTCAAAAGAATCAATTACACTCACACCATTTGCTGAAGATGTTCTTACTGGCCTTCAAGCTTATAATAAAACTCTTCCTTCTAAGTATTTCTACGATACAAAAGGGGATGATTTATTCCAGCAGATTATGCATTTGGAAGAGTATTATTTAACCAGAAAGGAGCTTGAGATATTCCAAACGCATAAAGAAGCTATTTTAGAAGCTATAGGCGATGGGCAGCCATTTAGAATCATTGAACTAGGTGCTGGAGATGGTTTAAAAACCAAAGTTTTGTTGAAGCACTTTTTAGAACAAGGCGTAGACTTTACTTATACACCAGTCGATATCTCAGGGAATGTACTCGAGATTTTAGAGGAGAATCTTTCATCTGAAATGCCTGAACTAAAAATAGAATCTTATGAGGGGGACTATTTTGATGCGCTCTCTGAAATTTCTGAAAGTCCTGAAAAGGATATTGTATTCTTTCTAGGATCTAATGTGGGAAATTTTTCTCAAGAAGAGGCAGAAAGTTTTTTATCAAAACTGCAAAATTTCCTAAAGCCAGAGGATCTTCTTTTTATGGGTGTAGACCTTAAAAAAGACCCTGCCATTATCTTAAATGCATACAATGATTCAACAGGAGTTACTAGAGAGTTTAACTTAAATCTGCTTGATCGAATGAACTCAGAGTTAGAAGGAGACTTTGATCGAAAGCAATTTCTTCATTATCCATACTATAACCCACATACGGGAGAATGCAGAAGTTATCTTATTAGTAAAGTTGAACAAGTAGTTACCATTGGAGGTGAGGAAATTCATTTCAGGGCTTGGGAAGCTATATTCATGGAGATATCTAAAAAATATGATCAGCCACAGTTGCAATCATTAGCACAAATTTCGGGATTCAAGCCATTGGATTCATTCCTTGATTCGGAAAAATGGTTTGCGAATGTTCTTTGGGAAAAAGGATAA
- a CDS encoding TIGR00645 family protein yields the protein MSNDNTPIKRFESFFEGFIFWSRWVQAPLYTGLIIASFFYLFKFFQELMYMVKYTTIWNETKMMLSILGLVDISMVMNLVVMVTIGGYSIFTSRIDVDMHDDKPLWLEGLDAGQLKIKLATSLASISGVYLLKTFIDYRNEVQKTSPEGIVIEIVIHMVFIVSALLLSQTEKITHSYHAAHAPEPHGEGEEEH from the coding sequence ATGAGTAACGATAATACCCCAATAAAACGATTTGAAAGCTTTTTCGAAGGTTTTATTTTTTGGAGTAGATGGGTTCAAGCTCCGCTTTATACTGGGCTAATCATTGCTTCTTTTTTCTATTTGTTCAAGTTCTTCCAGGAACTTATGTACATGGTAAAGTATACTACCATATGGAATGAAACAAAGATGATGCTAAGCATCTTGGGACTTGTGGATATTTCAATGGTGATGAATCTTGTGGTTATGGTAACCATAGGTGGCTACTCAATATTTACCAGTCGCATAGATGTAGACATGCATGATGATAAGCCACTATGGCTTGAAGGACTTGACGCAGGTCAATTAAAAATTAAGTTAGCAACCTCTTTAGCATCTATTTCTGGGGTCTACTTACTAAAGACTTTTATTGATTACAGAAATGAAGTTCAGAAAACAAGCCCTGAAGGTATTGTGATAGAGATCGTAATTCACATGGTTTTCATTGTCTCGGCTCTGCTGTTATCACAAACTGAAAAGATCACACATAGTTACCATGCTGCGCACGCTCCCGAACCACATGGAGAAGGTGAAGAAGAGCATTAA
- a CDS encoding RDD family protein, which produces MEETKYSYATFWQRLLAHNIDLLPILGIYYLISIIISYAGFDIIIMGSVYILYHALFEVSKWQATPGKKWARLKVSDENQNHIILFKSVIRNLTKILSLILFFGGFIMILFNKRRKGLHDYIGGTLVLFKED; this is translated from the coding sequence TTGGAAGAAACTAAATATTCATACGCTACTTTTTGGCAGAGACTCCTAGCGCATAACATAGATTTGTTACCGATTCTGGGAATATATTATTTAATATCTATTATCATCTCTTACGCCGGGTTTGATATAATCATCATGGGGTCTGTATATATCCTTTATCACGCCCTCTTTGAAGTAAGTAAATGGCAAGCTACTCCTGGAAAAAAATGGGCACGGCTAAAGGTGAGTGATGAGAACCAGAATCATATAATATTATTTAAAAGCGTTATTAGAAATCTTACCAAAATTTTGTCCCTTATCTTGTTTTTTGGAGGCTTTATTATGATTCTTTTCAACAAAAGAAGAAAAGGTTTACATGACTATATTGGTGGGACTTTAGTACTATTTAAGGAAGATTAG
- a CDS encoding SRPBCC family protein codes for MKALKIIGIVILAVLLLGVLATVFGPKEVHIQRETTINASVDAVYAEISGFKTFDQFSAWSEIDTTAEITIQGPIAGVGASYSWNSDNPDLGVGEMQIIEVDESKMVKYKMSFEGFPGEPTASWFLVEEEGRTKVTYTYDQEGISGIWKLFAYGTEGMLGPMYDRTLEKLNNRVEGRPILKSRIAVQEVSPIVFAGKEVTSANNVGEISDVMEEAYGAIMISIMKNGLTMTEEYPLAISTSYDESSISMICGIPVADGSVIEGEDVSVMNSPEGAALRALHFGDYALLEDTHNQIDQYANYYGYEITGYPWEIYVSDPSIESDTSKWITEVYYPVK; via the coding sequence ATGAAAGCTCTAAAAATTATTGGTATTGTCATACTTGCGGTTCTTCTTTTAGGAGTGCTAGCAACGGTATTTGGGCCTAAAGAAGTTCACATTCAGCGTGAAACAACTATAAATGCTTCTGTGGATGCAGTTTATGCAGAAATCAGTGGATTTAAGACATTTGATCAATTTTCTGCCTGGTCTGAAATTGATACAACAGCAGAGATCACTATTCAAGGCCCAATTGCTGGTGTTGGTGCCAGCTATAGTTGGAATAGCGATAATCCTGATCTTGGTGTAGGTGAAATGCAAATAATAGAAGTAGATGAAAGCAAAATGGTTAAGTATAAAATGAGTTTTGAAGGATTTCCAGGAGAACCCACAGCCTCATGGTTTCTTGTAGAAGAAGAGGGCAGAACGAAAGTCACTTATACATACGATCAGGAAGGTATCTCTGGAATATGGAAGCTATTTGCTTACGGTACTGAAGGCATGCTAGGGCCAATGTATGATCGGACGCTTGAAAAGTTAAACAATAGGGTGGAAGGTCGACCAATATTAAAATCCCGTATAGCTGTTCAAGAGGTTAGTCCAATAGTTTTTGCCGGAAAAGAAGTGACATCTGCTAATAATGTGGGGGAAATATCTGATGTGATGGAGGAAGCTTATGGTGCGATTATGATTTCTATTATGAAAAACGGATTGACAATGACTGAAGAGTATCCATTAGCCATATCTACTAGCTATGACGAAAGTAGTATCTCCATGATTTGTGGTATCCCTGTGGCTGATGGTTCTGTCATTGAAGGAGAAGATGTAAGCGTGATGAATTCTCCTGAAGGAGCTGCCTTGAGAGCGCTACACTTTGGTGACTATGCTTTACTTGAGGATACACATAATCAAATTGATCAATACGCTAATTACTATGGATATGAGATAACTGGGTATCCTTGGGAAATATATGTTTCAGATCCGAGTATAGAATCAGACACTTCCAAGTGGATAACTGAAGTGTACTATCCTGTGAAGTAA
- a CDS encoding DUF3667 domain-containing protein, which produces MPKEISVINEPCLNCNDIINGSYCKNCGQKAIDNVDRSMLTLMGDFFGNLFFLDNRFYISLKNLLFKPGVMTIEFLSGKRRKYLSPISLFLFVNLIYFFLTPLTDYSLPLIDQIKHQPYSSTAKEWVDKKIEARGIKFDEYKRRYNKNSDDISKIIMILNVPLIALFVYLFSFWRRRFYFDSFIFSIHFFSFFLSIIIIGDLIDTYLGFLPILNNEKIWFVTFLLIIPIVYLIISYKIFTENKWWFSILISPLLFLGIAVSQGFYRFIIFWITFLST; this is translated from the coding sequence ATGCCTAAAGAAATAAGTGTAATCAACGAGCCTTGCCTAAACTGTAATGATATCATCAATGGATCTTATTGCAAAAATTGTGGTCAAAAGGCTATTGATAATGTAGATCGATCAATGTTAACACTTATGGGAGATTTTTTCGGCAACCTCTTCTTCCTTGATAACAGATTTTATATTTCCTTAAAAAACCTCCTGTTCAAACCAGGAGTGATGACCATCGAGTTTTTAAGTGGGAAAAGGCGCAAGTATCTATCTCCAATCTCACTCTTCCTTTTTGTTAACTTGATCTATTTTTTCCTTACTCCATTAACTGACTACTCTTTGCCATTAATTGATCAGATAAAACATCAACCATATAGTAGTACGGCTAAAGAATGGGTGGACAAAAAAATTGAAGCTAGAGGAATTAAATTTGATGAATATAAACGTAGGTACAATAAAAATTCAGACGACATCTCAAAAATCATCATGATTTTGAATGTCCCATTGATTGCCTTGTTTGTCTATTTATTCTCTTTTTGGAGAAGACGCTTCTACTTTGACAGTTTTATTTTCTCGATCCATTTTTTCAGCTTCTTCCTTTCCATTATTATCATCGGAGACCTAATTGATACCTACCTTGGCTTTCTTCCAATATTGAATAATGAAAAAATATGGTTTGTCACGTTCCTTTTAATCATTCCAATTGTTTATCTAATTATTTCCTATAAAATATTTACTGAGAACAAATGGTGGTTTTCCATACTTATTTCCCCATTGCTTTTTTTAGGAATTGCAGTATCTCAAGGATTTTATAGGTTTATCATCTTCTGGATTACTTTCCTAAGTACCTAA
- a CDS encoding AI-2E family transporter, with translation MSLTEHRSIFSSPNERIMHISFSKLFYIIASIIGVAAILFFGKVILVPICFAMLFAFILYPVVKWLMKKGVKKIIGIFLTIGGVFILTIGILVLFSAQIIDIVSEYSNFLEKLESTLETSISFLNNKVQVIPDLESETILEKLSNVFSDSSFLIISDTVNVTSSFLSFVVLSVIYTFLIIFYSEHLTEALVRFSSKKNRGSFLKMLREVQQVGQQYFMGMVFLILILGVLNTVGLLILGIDYAFFFGFLAALLAIIPYVGTTLGGLIPTLYAFATYDSYWYAIGVIGIFWFIQFVEGNFLSPRIVGGNMQINALFSIFSLIAGGVLWGIPGMILFLPLVAMLKVVCSHVKELKPIAVLIGERITKIEPPEERGVLEKVIYTLKRK, from the coding sequence ATGTCCCTTACAGAACACAGAAGTATCTTTAGCTCTCCTAACGAAAGAATCATGCATATCTCTTTTAGTAAGTTATTCTATATCATAGCCTCCATCATTGGAGTAGCAGCAATTCTCTTTTTTGGTAAAGTGATTCTGGTGCCGATTTGCTTTGCGATGTTGTTTGCATTCATTCTCTATCCAGTGGTTAAGTGGCTTATGAAAAAAGGAGTCAAAAAAATTATTGGAATCTTTCTGACCATAGGAGGAGTATTCATTTTAACCATTGGGATACTTGTACTATTCTCCGCTCAGATTATTGATATTGTGAGTGAGTATTCAAATTTTCTAGAAAAACTAGAAAGTACCTTGGAAACTTCTATTTCGTTTCTCAACAACAAAGTTCAAGTGATTCCTGATTTAGAATCAGAGACAATTCTAGAGAAACTTTCAAATGTATTTTCAGATAGTAGCTTCTTAATCATATCCGATACGGTTAATGTAACGAGCTCTTTTCTTTCGTTTGTTGTACTCTCTGTTATCTATACTTTTTTGATCATTTTCTATAGTGAGCATCTAACTGAAGCTCTTGTCAGATTTAGCTCAAAAAAGAATAGAGGTTCATTTTTGAAAATGCTAAGAGAGGTTCAACAAGTGGGACAACAATACTTCATGGGAATGGTTTTTTTGATTCTTATTCTGGGTGTTTTAAATACTGTTGGTCTCTTAATCCTTGGCATTGACTATGCCTTCTTTTTTGGATTTTTAGCAGCGTTACTGGCTATAATACCTTACGTAGGAACCACTCTTGGAGGGCTTATCCCTACACTCTATGCATTTGCTACATATGATAGTTATTGGTACGCCATAGGCGTTATTGGCATATTTTGGTTTATTCAGTTTGTGGAGGGAAATTTTCTAAGTCCAAGAATAGTTGGAGGGAATATGCAAATAAATGCATTGTTCTCTATCTTTTCTTTAATAGCAGGAGGGGTACTTTGGGGGATCCCTGGAATGATCTTGTTTTTGCCTTTGGTGGCCATGTTGAAAGTAGTATGCAGTCACGTAAAAGAGCTAAAGCCTATAGCTGTATTGATAGGAGAAAGGATTACGAAAATAGAACCACCAGAAGAAAGAGGCGTTCTCGAAAAGGTGATTTATACTTTGAAAAGAAAGTAG
- a CDS encoding response regulator yields the protein MSNKEYRYLIIEDDPAFVEILKVVVSKVPQMKLIGTSDNTLDAAKRIDLDKPDILLLDINISGLEGPEVLELSEHKPKTIVISSHPEEVMENYDVEYVSFIQKPLKNAEQLINAIHKCIDIMG from the coding sequence TTGAGCAACAAAGAATATAGATACCTGATCATAGAGGATGATCCTGCTTTTGTAGAGATTTTAAAAGTAGTTGTTAGTAAAGTCCCTCAAATGAAATTAATTGGCACTTCGGACAATACGTTGGATGCGGCCAAGCGAATTGATTTAGACAAGCCTGATATTTTGTTGCTGGACATCAATATTTCTGGACTTGAGGGACCAGAAGTGTTAGAGTTAAGTGAGCATAAACCTAAAACCATTGTAATATCTAGTCATCCTGAGGAGGTAATGGAGAATTATGATGTGGAATATGTTTCATTCATTCAGAAACCTCTTAAAAATGCTGAACAATTGATTAATGCCATTCATAAGTGCATTGACATAATGGGCTAA
- a CDS encoding SH3 domain-containing protein: MIYRIKVRLFLGILFCCQLSALIAQNDVLIKADSLFSLQKYTEAFTEYQQIFNENQTSASMLLKMAFIQDGLGNYTEALFYLDHYYQKSANREVIGKIEELAEENELSGYTYNDVDYFVALHTKYRNSVALALISLIVLFSVYIVIKRKENQTPIAAVVIQGIVILALFAVINFKRSKEGIIVSDQTLLRSGPSAGGEPIDFIEKGHKVKVLSVDQAWAKISWDGREVYVRNSRIRLI, from the coding sequence ATGATTTACCGAATAAAGGTGAGATTATTTCTGGGAATTTTATTCTGCTGCCAACTAAGTGCTTTAATAGCCCAAAATGACGTGCTTATCAAAGCCGATTCATTATTTTCTTTGCAGAAATACACGGAAGCATTCACTGAATATCAGCAGATTTTTAATGAAAATCAGACATCTGCATCTATGTTATTAAAAATGGCTTTCATACAAGATGGACTTGGCAACTACACGGAAGCTCTATTTTATCTCGATCATTATTATCAAAAGTCAGCGAATAGAGAAGTAATAGGAAAGATTGAAGAGCTTGCAGAGGAAAATGAGTTGAGTGGGTATACCTATAACGATGTAGACTATTTTGTCGCATTACATACGAAGTATCGAAATTCGGTAGCACTTGCTCTTATATCTCTCATTGTTCTGTTTTCTGTATATATAGTTATAAAACGGAAGGAAAACCAAACACCAATTGCGGCAGTAGTCATTCAAGGAATAGTAATTCTAGCTCTTTTTGCAGTTATTAATTTCAAGCGTAGCAAAGAGGGAATTATTGTATCTGATCAAACACTTCTGCGTTCTGGACCTTCAGCAGGAGGTGAACCAATTGATTTTATTGAGAAGGGACATAAGGTAAAGGTGCTGAGTGTGGATCAGGCTTGGGCAAAAATTTCGTGGGACGGAAGAGAGGTTTATGTAAGGAATTCTAGAATCAGGCTTATTTAA
- a CDS encoding SDR family oxidoreductase, whose translation MQKVAIVTGGSSGIGKSLVLKYANEGYAVVFTGRNGDRMAQVATELGERPFLALELDASDKDDNEKMVDETMKKFGRVDVLVCNAGISMRALFEDVELEVFKQLMDINFYGAIYATKYALPHLLESKGTIIAVSSINGWRSTPARTAYSSSKFAMQGFFEALRTEVMTRGVHVLVVCPGFTSSNIRNVALTADGKAQGESPRDEKKMMSSDEVAERTYQAAKKKKRDLILTFQGKMAVFLNKVIPSRLDNMIYNMMKKEPDNPLK comes from the coding sequence ATGCAAAAAGTAGCAATAGTAACGGGAGGTTCCTCTGGGATTGGTAAGTCATTAGTACTAAAATACGCTAACGAGGGATATGCGGTAGTATTTACAGGAAGGAATGGAGATCGCATGGCACAAGTGGCAACAGAGCTTGGTGAGCGGCCCTTTCTCGCACTAGAGCTTGATGCCTCGGATAAAGATGATAATGAAAAAATGGTTGATGAGACCATGAAAAAGTTTGGACGCGTTGATGTATTGGTATGCAATGCCGGAATCTCCATGCGAGCACTTTTTGAAGATGTGGAACTTGAAGTCTTCAAACAATTGATGGATATCAACTTCTATGGGGCCATTTATGCAACAAAATATGCTTTGCCACATTTACTTGAATCCAAAGGAACTATAATAGCTGTGTCATCCATCAATGGCTGGAGATCTACCCCAGCAAGAACAGCTTATTCGTCTTCCAAATTTGCCATGCAAGGCTTCTTTGAAGCTTTGAGAACAGAGGTAATGACACGTGGCGTACATGTTTTGGTTGTTTGTCCTGGCTTCACCAGTTCCAATATTCGAAACGTAGCACTCACCGCTGATGGAAAAGCACAGGGAGAATCTCCAAGAGATGAGAAAAAAATGATGAGTTCCGATGAAGTAGCAGAAAGAACATATCAAGCTGCCAAGAAGAAAAAGCGTGACCTTATCTTAACTTTTCAGGGCAAAATGGCAGTTTTTCTTAACAAGGTAATTCCTTCCCGATTAGATAACATGATTTATAACATGATGAAAAAAGAGCCAGACAATCCGCTTAAATAA
- a CDS encoding DUF5686 and carboxypeptidase regulatory-like domain-containing protein: MKLYISVLAIFLSFLSFGQTGIKGFTKSESGEPLPFSTVYVKGTTNGTTSNSEGEFFLKVPAGTHTIVAQYVGYGVMEKQITLNEGQAIRFDFTLKEQALQLQEVVVTAGDENPAYRVIREAIKKRKFYKDEVKAFKTDTYLKGLFRLNDRPDKILGQKITVDTGILYLSESVSEFSFELPDKVSERMISSKVSGNEQGFSFNQASDFNINVYEKFIDLDMEREFVSPISPQAFLFYDYEWLGFFEENGKFINKIKVIPRRSTDPVFEGVVYIVEDEWRFHTIDLLVTKARGLEFIDSLKINQVFAPSQHDIWMPLSQKYSFVFGAFGFKGSGYYIGVYSNYQVEPNYDIYKKENLYEEKFAVKGEEDLFQEEDFSAEVLVVEEGSNERDSTYWKNIRPVPLTEIEVEDYQVKDSIRLVKESVPYKDSVDTETNKLTLGNIFLSGYTHSNSVAEKYWSLPPVISIFQFNTVEGFVPEIQPTIWKQVDGRTQYWIRPSLRYGFSNERFNAKVEGSYRKLDDKFTRFYAGGGRYVAQFDETEAITPFINSYVTLVSGENYLKIFEKTFGYVRFQQEVKNGILLNTRLEYASRSTLSNTTDFTFATEEKTNFTSNQPLNTELDDTRFERNQALIFEATFRFRFKQTYATRPDRKFIYSSKYPEVFLTYRKGINALGSDVKFDFVQLRVDDDMSLGLVGTSSYAVAAGAFLNKDDLTFVEYKHFAGNQTSLSQVGKALKFELLPFYIFSTSKPYLEAHYEHHFNEFIFNKIPLVKKLNFQAVASVNYLTTETVGNYVEVGAGIEHIFKFMRVDYYWAFQNSNFFGSGFRIGVGF, translated from the coding sequence ATGAAATTATATATTTCGGTACTCGCGATTTTTCTTTCTTTCTTAAGTTTCGGGCAAACAGGAATCAAGGGATTCACCAAAAGTGAATCTGGTGAACCACTTCCATTCTCCACTGTATATGTAAAGGGGACAACTAATGGGACGACATCTAATAGTGAGGGAGAGTTTTTCCTGAAAGTACCTGCAGGGACGCATACTATTGTAGCGCAATATGTAGGGTACGGCGTAATGGAAAAACAGATTACCCTAAATGAGGGGCAAGCCATAAGATTTGACTTTACCCTTAAAGAACAGGCCCTCCAGCTTCAGGAAGTAGTGGTCACAGCTGGGGATGAAAATCCTGCCTATAGAGTAATCAGGGAAGCGATTAAAAAGAGAAAGTTCTATAAAGATGAGGTAAAAGCGTTTAAGACAGATACGTATTTGAAGGGCCTTTTTAGGTTGAATGATAGGCCCGATAAAATTTTAGGACAAAAGATTACTGTCGATACAGGAATTTTGTACCTCTCAGAATCTGTGTCAGAGTTTTCCTTTGAGTTGCCAGATAAGGTTTCTGAGCGCATGATTAGCTCTAAAGTAAGTGGAAACGAGCAAGGGTTTAGCTTCAACCAAGCTTCTGATTTTAACATTAATGTTTATGAGAAATTCATTGACCTTGATATGGAGCGTGAGTTTGTATCACCAATTTCACCTCAAGCCTTCTTATTTTATGATTATGAGTGGCTGGGATTTTTTGAAGAGAATGGGAAATTCATCAATAAAATAAAAGTAATACCAAGGAGATCAACAGATCCAGTGTTTGAGGGAGTGGTTTACATTGTGGAAGATGAATGGCGGTTTCACACCATCGATCTATTAGTTACGAAAGCTAGAGGATTGGAATTTATTGACTCACTCAAAATCAATCAAGTATTCGCTCCATCACAACACGATATATGGATGCCTCTTTCGCAGAAATATTCTTTCGTCTTTGGGGCCTTTGGATTCAAAGGGAGTGGATATTACATAGGGGTCTATTCAAACTATCAAGTGGAACCCAACTATGACATTTACAAAAAAGAGAATCTTTATGAAGAAAAGTTTGCTGTGAAAGGAGAAGAGGATCTTTTTCAAGAAGAAGATTTTAGTGCGGAAGTTTTAGTCGTGGAAGAAGGTTCTAATGAGCGTGACTCTACTTATTGGAAGAATATCAGACCTGTACCGCTTACTGAAATTGAAGTAGAAGACTATCAAGTGAAGGACAGTATTCGGCTTGTAAAGGAAAGTGTTCCTTACAAAGATTCCGTTGACACTGAGACCAATAAACTTACGCTAGGAAATATATTTTTGAGCGGTTATACACATTCGAATAGCGTAGCTGAAAAGTATTGGTCGCTTCCGCCTGTGATAAGTATTTTTCAATTCAATACAGTAGAGGGATTTGTCCCGGAAATTCAACCAACTATTTGGAAGCAGGTAGATGGTAGAACCCAATATTGGATCAGGCCATCGCTTAGGTATGGCTTTTCGAATGAAAGATTTAATGCGAAAGTAGAAGGAAGCTATCGCAAATTAGACGATAAGTTTACACGATTTTATGCCGGAGGTGGACGTTATGTTGCTCAGTTTGATGAGACAGAGGCGATAACTCCTTTTATAAATAGCTATGTAACCTTGGTAAGTGGGGAAAACTATTTGAAGATTTTTGAAAAGACTTTTGGCTATGTACGCTTCCAGCAGGAAGTAAAGAATGGAATTTTGTTGAACACTAGGTTGGAATATGCTTCACGATCTACCTTGTCGAACACAACCGACTTTACATTTGCAACGGAAGAAAAGACGAATTTTACAAGTAACCAACCTCTCAATACAGAACTCGATGATACTAGATTTGAGAGAAATCAAGCATTAATATTTGAGGCCACATTTCGCTTTCGATTCAAGCAGACATACGCTACCAGGCCGGATAGAAAGTTTATCTACAGTTCTAAGTACCCAGAAGTATTCTTGACCTATAGGAAAGGTATAAATGCACTTGGCAGTGATGTGAAATTTGATTTTGTACAATTAAGAGTTGATGACGATATGAGCCTTGGTTTAGTTGGAACGAGTAGCTATGCTGTAGCAGCTGGGGCTTTTCTCAATAAGGATGACCTGACTTTTGTGGAGTATAAGCACTTTGCTGGAAACCAGACTTCATTGAGCCAAGTTGGAAAGGCGTTGAAATTTGAACTTTTACCATTTTATATATTCAGTACATCAAAACCGTATTTAGAAGCTCATTATGAGCATCATTTTAATGAATTCATTTTTAACAAGATCCCATTAGTCAAGAAACTTAACTTTCAGGCAGTAGCATCTGTTAACTATTTAACAACTGAGACGGTTGGTAATTATGTTGAAGTAGGAGCCGGTATTGAACATATTTTTAAGTTCATGCGTGTGGATTATTATTGGGCATTCCAAAACAGTAACTTCTTCGGGAGTGGATTTAGAATAGGTGTGGGATTTTAA